The Chlorocebus sabaeus isolate Y175 chromosome 18, mChlSab1.0.hap1, whole genome shotgun sequence genome window below encodes:
- the LOC103222426 gene encoding methyl-CpG-binding domain protein 1 isoform X8, whose protein sequence is MAEDWLDCPALGPGWKRREVFRKSGATCGRSDTYYQSPTGDRIRSKVELTRYLGPACDLTLFDFKQGILCYPAPKAHPVAVASKKRKKPSRPAKTRKRQVGPQSGEVRKEAPRDETKADTDTAPASFPAPGCCENCGISFSGDGTQRQRLKTLCKDCRAQRIAFNREQRMFKRVGCGECAACQVTEDCGACSTCLLQLPHDVASGLFCKCERRRCLRIVERSRGCGVCRGCQTQEDCGRCPICLRPPRPGLRRQWKCVQRRCLRGKHARRKGGCDSKMAARRRPGAQPLPPPPPSQSPEPTEPQPYTNRRQNRKCGACAACLRRMDCGRCDFCCDKPKFGGSNQKRQKCRWRQCLQFAMKRLLPSVWSESEDGAGSPPPYRRRKRPSSARRHHLGPTLKPTLATRTAQPDHTQAPTKQEAGGGFVLPPPGTDLVFLREGASSPVQVPGPVAASTEALLQEAQCSGLSWVVALPQVKQEKADTQDEWTPGTAVLTSPVLVPGCPSKAVDPGLPSVKQEPPDPEEDKEENKDDSASKLAPEEEAGGAGTPVITEIFSLGGTRFRDTAVWLPRAGTREGKMDVKCGRPRTQWSPRARAGTHEDGLEPMSVSHHLQLR, encoded by the exons ATGGCTGAGGACTGGCTGGACTGCCCGGCCCTGGGCCCTGGCTGGAAGCGCCGTGAAGTCTTTCGCAAGTCAGGGGCCACCTGTGGACGCTCAGACACCTATTACCAGAG CCCCACAGGAGACAGGATCCGAAGCAAAGTTGAGCTGACTCGATACCTGGGCCCTGCGTGTGATCTCACCCTCTTCGACTTCAAACAAGGCATCTTGTGCTATCCAGCCCCCAAG GCCCATCCTGTGGCTGTTGCCAGCAAGAAGCGAAAGAAGCCTTCAAGGCCAGCCAAGACTCGGAAACGTCAGGTTGGACCCCAGAGTGGTGAGGTCAGGAAGGAGGCCCCAAGGGACGAGACCAAGGCTGACACTGACACAGCCCCAGCTTCATTCCCTGCTCCTGG ATGCTGTGAGAACTGTGGAATCAGCTTCTCAGGGGATGGCACCCAAAGGCAGCGGCTCAAAACATTGTGCAAAGACTGTCGAG CACAGAGAATTGCCTTCAACCGAGAACAGAGAATGTTTAAG CGTGTGGGCTGTGGGGAGTGTGCAGCCTGCCAGGTAACAGAAGACTGTGGGGCCTGCTCCACGTGCCTCCTGCAGCTGCCCCATGATGTGGCATCGGGGCTGTTCTGCAAGTGTGAACGGAGACGCTGCCTCCGGATTGTGGAAAGG AGCCGAGGGTGTGGAGTATGCCGGGGCTGTCAGACCCAAGAGGACTGTGGCCGTTGTCCCATCTGCCTTCGCCCTCCCCGCCCTGGTCTCAGGCGCCAGTGGAAATGTGTCCAGAGACGTTGCCTACGG GGTAAACATGCCCGCCGCAAGGGAGGCTGTGACTCCAAGATGGCTGCCAGGAGGCGCCCCGGAGCCCAGccactgcctccacctcccccatCACAGTCCCCAGAGCCCACAGAGCCG CAGCCCTACACGAACCGCCGGCAGAACCGCAAGTGCGGGGCCTGTGCAGCCTGCCTACGGCGGATGGACTGTGGCCGCTGCGACTTCTGCTGCGACAAGCCCAAATTCGGGGGCAGCAACCAGAAGCGCCAGAAGTGTCGTTGGCGCCAATGCCTGCAGTTTGCCATG AAGCGGCTGCTGCCCAGTGTCTGGTCAGAGTCTGAAGATGGGGCAGGTTCGCCCCCACCTTACCGTCGTCGAAAGAGGCCCAGCTCTGCCAGACGGCACCATCTTGGGCCTACCTTGAAGCCCACCTTGGCTACACGCACAGCCCAACCAGACCATACCCAGGCTCCAACGAAGCAGGAAGCAGGTGGTGGCTTTGTGCTGCCCCCGCCTGGCACTGACCTTGTGTTTTTACGGGAGGGCGCAAGCAGTCCTGTGCAGGTGCCAGGCCCTGTTGCAGCTTCCACAGAAGCCCTGTTGCAG GAGGCCCAGTGCTCTGGCCTGAGTTGGGTTGTGGCCTTACCCCAGGTGAAGCAAGAGAAGGCGGATACCCAGGACGAGTGGACACCAGGCACAGCTGTCCTGACTTCTCCCGTATTGGTGCCTGGCTGCCCTAGCAAG GCAGTAGACCCAGGCCTGCCATCTGTGAAGCAAGAGCCACCGGACCCTGAGGAGGACAAGGAGGAGAACAAGGATGACTCTGCCTCCAAATTGGCcccagaggaagaggcaggaggggcTGGCACACCCGTG ATCACGGAGATTTTCAGCCTGGGTGGAACCCGCTTCCGAGATACAGCGGTCTGGTTGCCAAG GGCAGGCACTCGGGAAGGGAAGATGGATGTAAAGTGTGGGAGACCGAGGACACAGTGGAGCCCACGAGCACGAGCTGGAACCCACGAGGATGGCCTGGAACCCATGTCAGTCTCTCACCACCTCCAGCTTCGATGA
- the LOC103222426 gene encoding methyl-CpG-binding domain protein 1 isoform X25 → MAEDWLDCPALGPGWKRREVFRKSGATCGRSDTYYQSPTGDRIRSKVELTRYLGPACDLTLFDFKQGILCYPAPKAHPVAVASKKRKKPSRPAKTRKRQVGPQSGEVRKEAPRDETKADTDTAPASFPAPGCCENCGISFSGDGTQRQRLKTLCKDCRAQRIAFNREQRMFKSRGCGVCRGCQTQEDCGRCPICLRPPRPGLRRQWKCVQRRCLRGKHARRKGGCDSKMAARRRPGAQPLPPPPPSQSPEPTEPHPRALAPSPPAEFIYYCVDEDELQPYTNRRQNRKCGACAACLRRMDCGRCDFCCDKPKFGGSNQKRQKCRWRQCLQFAMKRLLPSVWSESEDGAGSPPPYRRRKRPSSARRHHLGPTLKPTLATRTAQPDHTQAPTKQEAGGGFVLPPPGTDLVFLREGASSPVQVPGPVAASTEALLQEAQCSGLSWVVALPQVKQEKADTQDEWTPGTAVLTSPVLVPGCPSKAVDPGLPSVKQEPPDPEEDKEENKDDSASKLAPEEEAGGAGTPVITEIFSLGGTRFRDTAVWLPRSKDLKKPGARKQ, encoded by the exons ATGGCTGAGGACTGGCTGGACTGCCCGGCCCTGGGCCCTGGCTGGAAGCGCCGTGAAGTCTTTCGCAAGTCAGGGGCCACCTGTGGACGCTCAGACACCTATTACCAGAG CCCCACAGGAGACAGGATCCGAAGCAAAGTTGAGCTGACTCGATACCTGGGCCCTGCGTGTGATCTCACCCTCTTCGACTTCAAACAAGGCATCTTGTGCTATCCAGCCCCCAAG GCCCATCCTGTGGCTGTTGCCAGCAAGAAGCGAAAGAAGCCTTCAAGGCCAGCCAAGACTCGGAAACGTCAGGTTGGACCCCAGAGTGGTGAGGTCAGGAAGGAGGCCCCAAGGGACGAGACCAAGGCTGACACTGACACAGCCCCAGCTTCATTCCCTGCTCCTGG ATGCTGTGAGAACTGTGGAATCAGCTTCTCAGGGGATGGCACCCAAAGGCAGCGGCTCAAAACATTGTGCAAAGACTGTCGAG CACAGAGAATTGCCTTCAACCGAGAACAGAGAATGTTTAAG AGCCGAGGGTGTGGAGTATGCCGGGGCTGTCAGACCCAAGAGGACTGTGGCCGTTGTCCCATCTGCCTTCGCCCTCCCCGCCCTGGTCTCAGGCGCCAGTGGAAATGTGTCCAGAGACGTTGCCTACGG GGTAAACATGCCCGCCGCAAGGGAGGCTGTGACTCCAAGATGGCTGCCAGGAGGCGCCCCGGAGCCCAGccactgcctccacctcccccatCACAGTCCCCAGAGCCCACAGAGCCG CACCCCAGAGCCCTGGCCCCCTCGCCACCTGCCGAATTCATCTATTACTGTGTAGACGAGGACGAGCTA CAGCCCTACACGAACCGCCGGCAGAACCGCAAGTGCGGGGCCTGTGCAGCCTGCCTACGGCGGATGGACTGTGGCCGCTGCGACTTCTGCTGCGACAAGCCCAAATTCGGGGGCAGCAACCAGAAGCGCCAGAAGTGTCGTTGGCGCCAATGCCTGCAGTTTGCCATG AAGCGGCTGCTGCCCAGTGTCTGGTCAGAGTCTGAAGATGGGGCAGGTTCGCCCCCACCTTACCGTCGTCGAAAGAGGCCCAGCTCTGCCAGACGGCACCATCTTGGGCCTACCTTGAAGCCCACCTTGGCTACACGCACAGCCCAACCAGACCATACCCAGGCTCCAACGAAGCAGGAAGCAGGTGGTGGCTTTGTGCTGCCCCCGCCTGGCACTGACCTTGTGTTTTTACGGGAGGGCGCAAGCAGTCCTGTGCAGGTGCCAGGCCCTGTTGCAGCTTCCACAGAAGCCCTGTTGCAG GAGGCCCAGTGCTCTGGCCTGAGTTGGGTTGTGGCCTTACCCCAGGTGAAGCAAGAGAAGGCGGATACCCAGGACGAGTGGACACCAGGCACAGCTGTCCTGACTTCTCCCGTATTGGTGCCTGGCTGCCCTAGCAAG GCAGTAGACCCAGGCCTGCCATCTGTGAAGCAAGAGCCACCGGACCCTGAGGAGGACAAGGAGGAGAACAAGGATGACTCTGCCTCCAAATTGGCcccagaggaagaggcaggaggggcTGGCACACCCGTG ATCACGGAGATTTTCAGCCTGGGTGGAACCCGCTTCCGAGATACAGCGGTCTGGTTGCCAAG GTCCAAAGACCTTAAAAAACCTGGAGCTAGAAAGCAGTAG
- the LOC103222426 gene encoding methyl-CpG-binding domain protein 1 isoform X10, producing the protein MAEDWLDCPALGPGWKRREVFRKSGATCGRSDTYYQSPTGDRIRSKVELTRYLGPACDLTLFDFKQGILCYPAPKAHPVAVASKKRKKPSRPAKTRKRQVGPQSGEVRKEAPRDETKADTDTAPASFPAPGCCENCGISFSGDGTQRQRLKTLCKDCRAQRIAFNREQRMFKSRGCGVCRGCQTQEDCGRCPICLRPPRPGLRRQWKCVQRRCLRGKHARRKGGCDSKMAARRRPGAQPLPPPPPSQSPEPTEPHPRALAPSPPAEFIYYCVDEDELQPYTNRRQNRKCGACAACLRRMDCGRCDFCCDKPKFGGSNQKRQKCRWRQCLQFAMKRLLPSVWSESEDGAGSPPPYRRRKRPSSARRHHLGPTLKPTLATRTAQPDHTQAPTKQEAGGGFVLPPPGTDLVFLREGASSPVQVPGPVAASTEALLQEAQCSGLSWVVALPQVKQEKADTQDEWTPGTAVLTSPVLVPGCPSKAVDPGLPSVKQEPPDPEEDKEENKDDSASKLAPEEEAGGAGTPVITEIFSLGGTRFRDTAVWLPSLQGRHSGREDGCKVWETEDTVEPTSTSWNPRGWPGTHVSLSPPPASMMWVSCRRSWCPSSQS; encoded by the exons ATGGCTGAGGACTGGCTGGACTGCCCGGCCCTGGGCCCTGGCTGGAAGCGCCGTGAAGTCTTTCGCAAGTCAGGGGCCACCTGTGGACGCTCAGACACCTATTACCAGAG CCCCACAGGAGACAGGATCCGAAGCAAAGTTGAGCTGACTCGATACCTGGGCCCTGCGTGTGATCTCACCCTCTTCGACTTCAAACAAGGCATCTTGTGCTATCCAGCCCCCAAG GCCCATCCTGTGGCTGTTGCCAGCAAGAAGCGAAAGAAGCCTTCAAGGCCAGCCAAGACTCGGAAACGTCAGGTTGGACCCCAGAGTGGTGAGGTCAGGAAGGAGGCCCCAAGGGACGAGACCAAGGCTGACACTGACACAGCCCCAGCTTCATTCCCTGCTCCTGG ATGCTGTGAGAACTGTGGAATCAGCTTCTCAGGGGATGGCACCCAAAGGCAGCGGCTCAAAACATTGTGCAAAGACTGTCGAG CACAGAGAATTGCCTTCAACCGAGAACAGAGAATGTTTAAG AGCCGAGGGTGTGGAGTATGCCGGGGCTGTCAGACCCAAGAGGACTGTGGCCGTTGTCCCATCTGCCTTCGCCCTCCCCGCCCTGGTCTCAGGCGCCAGTGGAAATGTGTCCAGAGACGTTGCCTACGG GGTAAACATGCCCGCCGCAAGGGAGGCTGTGACTCCAAGATGGCTGCCAGGAGGCGCCCCGGAGCCCAGccactgcctccacctcccccatCACAGTCCCCAGAGCCCACAGAGCCG CACCCCAGAGCCCTGGCCCCCTCGCCACCTGCCGAATTCATCTATTACTGTGTAGACGAGGACGAGCTA CAGCCCTACACGAACCGCCGGCAGAACCGCAAGTGCGGGGCCTGTGCAGCCTGCCTACGGCGGATGGACTGTGGCCGCTGCGACTTCTGCTGCGACAAGCCCAAATTCGGGGGCAGCAACCAGAAGCGCCAGAAGTGTCGTTGGCGCCAATGCCTGCAGTTTGCCATG AAGCGGCTGCTGCCCAGTGTCTGGTCAGAGTCTGAAGATGGGGCAGGTTCGCCCCCACCTTACCGTCGTCGAAAGAGGCCCAGCTCTGCCAGACGGCACCATCTTGGGCCTACCTTGAAGCCCACCTTGGCTACACGCACAGCCCAACCAGACCATACCCAGGCTCCAACGAAGCAGGAAGCAGGTGGTGGCTTTGTGCTGCCCCCGCCTGGCACTGACCTTGTGTTTTTACGGGAGGGCGCAAGCAGTCCTGTGCAGGTGCCAGGCCCTGTTGCAGCTTCCACAGAAGCCCTGTTGCAG GAGGCCCAGTGCTCTGGCCTGAGTTGGGTTGTGGCCTTACCCCAGGTGAAGCAAGAGAAGGCGGATACCCAGGACGAGTGGACACCAGGCACAGCTGTCCTGACTTCTCCCGTATTGGTGCCTGGCTGCCCTAGCAAG GCAGTAGACCCAGGCCTGCCATCTGTGAAGCAAGAGCCACCGGACCCTGAGGAGGACAAGGAGGAGAACAAGGATGACTCTGCCTCCAAATTGGCcccagaggaagaggcaggaggggcTGGCACACCCGTG ATCACGGAGATTTTCAGCCTGGGTGGAACCCGCTTCCGAGATACAGCGGTCTGGTTGCCAAG TCTGCAGGGCAGGCACTCGGGAAGGGAAGATGGATGTAAAGTGTGGGAGACCGAGGACACAGTGGAGCCCACGAGCACGAGCTGGAACCCACGAGGATGGCCTGGAACCCATGTCAGTCTCTCACCACCTCCAGCTTCGATGATGTGGGTGTCCTGCAGAAGAAGCTGGTGCCCttcctcacagagttaa
- the LOC103222426 gene encoding methyl-CpG-binding domain protein 1 isoform X1 — translation MAEDWLDCPALGPGWKRREVFRKSGATCGRSDTYYQSPTGDRIRSKVELTRYLGPACDLTLFDFKQGILCYPAPKAHPVAVASKKRKKPSRPAKTRKRQVGPQSGEVRKEAPRDETKADTDTAPASFPAPGCCENCGISFSGDGTQRQRLKTLCKDCRAQRIAFNREQRMFKRVGCGECAACQVTEDCGACSTCLLQLPHDVASGLFCKCERRRCLRIVERSRGCGVCRGCQTQEDCGRCPICLRPPRPGLRRQWKCVQRRCLRGKHARRKGGCDSKMAARRRPGAQPLPPPPPSQSPEPTEPHPRALAPSPPAEFIYYCVDEDELQPYTNRRQNRKCGACAACLRRMDCGRCDFCCDKPKFGGSNQKRQKCRWRQCLQFAMKRLLPSVWSESEDGAGSPPPYRRRKRPSSARRHHLGPTLKPTLATRTAQPDHTQAPTKQEAGGGFVLPPPGTDLVFLREGASSPVQVPGPVAASTEALLQEAQCSGLSWVVALPQVKQEKADTQDEWTPGTAVLTSPVLVPGCPSKAVDPGLPSVKQEPPDPEEDKEENKDDSASKLAPEEEAGGAGTPVITEIFSLGGTRFRDTAVWLPSLQGRHSGREDGCKVWETEDTVEPTSTSWNPRGWPGTHVSLSPPPASMMWVSCRRSWCPSSQS, via the exons ATGGCTGAGGACTGGCTGGACTGCCCGGCCCTGGGCCCTGGCTGGAAGCGCCGTGAAGTCTTTCGCAAGTCAGGGGCCACCTGTGGACGCTCAGACACCTATTACCAGAG CCCCACAGGAGACAGGATCCGAAGCAAAGTTGAGCTGACTCGATACCTGGGCCCTGCGTGTGATCTCACCCTCTTCGACTTCAAACAAGGCATCTTGTGCTATCCAGCCCCCAAG GCCCATCCTGTGGCTGTTGCCAGCAAGAAGCGAAAGAAGCCTTCAAGGCCAGCCAAGACTCGGAAACGTCAGGTTGGACCCCAGAGTGGTGAGGTCAGGAAGGAGGCCCCAAGGGACGAGACCAAGGCTGACACTGACACAGCCCCAGCTTCATTCCCTGCTCCTGG ATGCTGTGAGAACTGTGGAATCAGCTTCTCAGGGGATGGCACCCAAAGGCAGCGGCTCAAAACATTGTGCAAAGACTGTCGAG CACAGAGAATTGCCTTCAACCGAGAACAGAGAATGTTTAAG CGTGTGGGCTGTGGGGAGTGTGCAGCCTGCCAGGTAACAGAAGACTGTGGGGCCTGCTCCACGTGCCTCCTGCAGCTGCCCCATGATGTGGCATCGGGGCTGTTCTGCAAGTGTGAACGGAGACGCTGCCTCCGGATTGTGGAAAGG AGCCGAGGGTGTGGAGTATGCCGGGGCTGTCAGACCCAAGAGGACTGTGGCCGTTGTCCCATCTGCCTTCGCCCTCCCCGCCCTGGTCTCAGGCGCCAGTGGAAATGTGTCCAGAGACGTTGCCTACGG GGTAAACATGCCCGCCGCAAGGGAGGCTGTGACTCCAAGATGGCTGCCAGGAGGCGCCCCGGAGCCCAGccactgcctccacctcccccatCACAGTCCCCAGAGCCCACAGAGCCG CACCCCAGAGCCCTGGCCCCCTCGCCACCTGCCGAATTCATCTATTACTGTGTAGACGAGGACGAGCTA CAGCCCTACACGAACCGCCGGCAGAACCGCAAGTGCGGGGCCTGTGCAGCCTGCCTACGGCGGATGGACTGTGGCCGCTGCGACTTCTGCTGCGACAAGCCCAAATTCGGGGGCAGCAACCAGAAGCGCCAGAAGTGTCGTTGGCGCCAATGCCTGCAGTTTGCCATG AAGCGGCTGCTGCCCAGTGTCTGGTCAGAGTCTGAAGATGGGGCAGGTTCGCCCCCACCTTACCGTCGTCGAAAGAGGCCCAGCTCTGCCAGACGGCACCATCTTGGGCCTACCTTGAAGCCCACCTTGGCTACACGCACAGCCCAACCAGACCATACCCAGGCTCCAACGAAGCAGGAAGCAGGTGGTGGCTTTGTGCTGCCCCCGCCTGGCACTGACCTTGTGTTTTTACGGGAGGGCGCAAGCAGTCCTGTGCAGGTGCCAGGCCCTGTTGCAGCTTCCACAGAAGCCCTGTTGCAG GAGGCCCAGTGCTCTGGCCTGAGTTGGGTTGTGGCCTTACCCCAGGTGAAGCAAGAGAAGGCGGATACCCAGGACGAGTGGACACCAGGCACAGCTGTCCTGACTTCTCCCGTATTGGTGCCTGGCTGCCCTAGCAAG GCAGTAGACCCAGGCCTGCCATCTGTGAAGCAAGAGCCACCGGACCCTGAGGAGGACAAGGAGGAGAACAAGGATGACTCTGCCTCCAAATTGGCcccagaggaagaggcaggaggggcTGGCACACCCGTG ATCACGGAGATTTTCAGCCTGGGTGGAACCCGCTTCCGAGATACAGCGGTCTGGTTGCCAAG TCTGCAGGGCAGGCACTCGGGAAGGGAAGATGGATGTAAAGTGTGGGAGACCGAGGACACAGTGGAGCCCACGAGCACGAGCTGGAACCCACGAGGATGGCCTGGAACCCATGTCAGTCTCTCACCACCTCCAGCTTCGATGATGTGGGTGTCCTGCAGAAGAAGCTGGTGCCCttcctcacagagttaa
- the LOC103222426 gene encoding methyl-CpG-binding domain protein 1 isoform X22: protein MAEDWLDCPALGPGWKRREVFRKSGATCGRSDTYYQSPTGDRIRSKVELTRYLGPACDLTLFDFKQGILCYPAPKAHPVAVASKKRKKPSRPAKTRKRQVGPQSGEVRKEAPRDETKADTDTAPASFPAPGCCENCGISFSGDGTQRQRLKTLCKDCRAQRIAFNREQRMFKRVGCGECAACQVTEDCGACSTCLLQLPHDVASGLFCKCERRRCLRIVERSRGCGVCRGCQTQEDCGRCPICLRPPRPGLRRQWKCVQRRCLRGKHARRKGGCDSKMAARRRPGAQPLPPPPPSQSPEPTEPHPRALAPSPPAEFIYYCVDEDELKRLLPSVWSESEDGAGSPPPYRRRKRPSSARRHHLGPTLKPTLATRTAQPDHTQAPTKQEAGGGFVLPPPGTDLVFLREGASSPVQVPGPVAASTEALLQEAQCSGLSWVVALPQVKQEKADTQDEWTPGTAVLTSPVLVPGCPSKAVDPGLPSVKQEPPDPEEDKEENKDDSASKLAPEEEAGGAGTPVITEIFSLGGTRFRDTAVWLPRAGTREGKMDVKCGRPRTQWSPRARAGTHEDGLEPMSVSHHLQLR, encoded by the exons ATGGCTGAGGACTGGCTGGACTGCCCGGCCCTGGGCCCTGGCTGGAAGCGCCGTGAAGTCTTTCGCAAGTCAGGGGCCACCTGTGGACGCTCAGACACCTATTACCAGAG CCCCACAGGAGACAGGATCCGAAGCAAAGTTGAGCTGACTCGATACCTGGGCCCTGCGTGTGATCTCACCCTCTTCGACTTCAAACAAGGCATCTTGTGCTATCCAGCCCCCAAG GCCCATCCTGTGGCTGTTGCCAGCAAGAAGCGAAAGAAGCCTTCAAGGCCAGCCAAGACTCGGAAACGTCAGGTTGGACCCCAGAGTGGTGAGGTCAGGAAGGAGGCCCCAAGGGACGAGACCAAGGCTGACACTGACACAGCCCCAGCTTCATTCCCTGCTCCTGG ATGCTGTGAGAACTGTGGAATCAGCTTCTCAGGGGATGGCACCCAAAGGCAGCGGCTCAAAACATTGTGCAAAGACTGTCGAG CACAGAGAATTGCCTTCAACCGAGAACAGAGAATGTTTAAG CGTGTGGGCTGTGGGGAGTGTGCAGCCTGCCAGGTAACAGAAGACTGTGGGGCCTGCTCCACGTGCCTCCTGCAGCTGCCCCATGATGTGGCATCGGGGCTGTTCTGCAAGTGTGAACGGAGACGCTGCCTCCGGATTGTGGAAAGG AGCCGAGGGTGTGGAGTATGCCGGGGCTGTCAGACCCAAGAGGACTGTGGCCGTTGTCCCATCTGCCTTCGCCCTCCCCGCCCTGGTCTCAGGCGCCAGTGGAAATGTGTCCAGAGACGTTGCCTACGG GGTAAACATGCCCGCCGCAAGGGAGGCTGTGACTCCAAGATGGCTGCCAGGAGGCGCCCCGGAGCCCAGccactgcctccacctcccccatCACAGTCCCCAGAGCCCACAGAGCCG CACCCCAGAGCCCTGGCCCCCTCGCCACCTGCCGAATTCATCTATTACTGTGTAGACGAGGACGAGCTA AAGCGGCTGCTGCCCAGTGTCTGGTCAGAGTCTGAAGATGGGGCAGGTTCGCCCCCACCTTACCGTCGTCGAAAGAGGCCCAGCTCTGCCAGACGGCACCATCTTGGGCCTACCTTGAAGCCCACCTTGGCTACACGCACAGCCCAACCAGACCATACCCAGGCTCCAACGAAGCAGGAAGCAGGTGGTGGCTTTGTGCTGCCCCCGCCTGGCACTGACCTTGTGTTTTTACGGGAGGGCGCAAGCAGTCCTGTGCAGGTGCCAGGCCCTGTTGCAGCTTCCACAGAAGCCCTGTTGCAG GAGGCCCAGTGCTCTGGCCTGAGTTGGGTTGTGGCCTTACCCCAGGTGAAGCAAGAGAAGGCGGATACCCAGGACGAGTGGACACCAGGCACAGCTGTCCTGACTTCTCCCGTATTGGTGCCTGGCTGCCCTAGCAAG GCAGTAGACCCAGGCCTGCCATCTGTGAAGCAAGAGCCACCGGACCCTGAGGAGGACAAGGAGGAGAACAAGGATGACTCTGCCTCCAAATTGGCcccagaggaagaggcaggaggggcTGGCACACCCGTG ATCACGGAGATTTTCAGCCTGGGTGGAACCCGCTTCCGAGATACAGCGGTCTGGTTGCCAAG GGCAGGCACTCGGGAAGGGAAGATGGATGTAAAGTGTGGGAGACCGAGGACACAGTGGAGCCCACGAGCACGAGCTGGAACCCACGAGGATGGCCTGGAACCCATGTCAGTCTCTCACCACCTCCAGCTTCGATGA
- the LOC103222426 gene encoding methyl-CpG-binding domain protein 1 isoform X28, protein MAEDWLDCPALGPGWKRREVFRKSGATCGRSDTYYQSPTGDRIRSKVELTRYLGPACDLTLFDFKQGILCYPAPKAHPVAVASKKRKKPSRPAKTRKRQVGPQSGEVRKEAPRDETKADTDTAPASFPAPGCCENCGISFSGDGTQRQRLKTLCKDCRAQRIAFNREQRMFKRVGCGECAACQVTEDCGACSTCLLQLPHDVASGLFCKCERRRCLRIVERSRGCGVCRGCQTQEDCGRCPICLRPPRPGLRRQWKCVQRRCLRGKHARRKGGCDSKMAARRRPGAQPLPPPPPSQSPEPTEPHPRALAPSPPAEFIYYCVDEDELKRLLPSVWSESEDGAGSPPPYRRRKRPSSARRHHLGPTLKPTLATRTAQPDHTQAPTKQEAGGGFVLPPPGTDLVFLREGASSPVQVPGPVAASTEALLQVKQEKADTQDEWTPGTAVLTSPVLVPGCPSKAVDPGLPSVKQEPPDPEEDKEENKDDSASKLAPEEEAGGAGTPVITEIFSLGGTRFRDTAVWLPRSKDLKKPGARKQ, encoded by the exons ATGGCTGAGGACTGGCTGGACTGCCCGGCCCTGGGCCCTGGCTGGAAGCGCCGTGAAGTCTTTCGCAAGTCAGGGGCCACCTGTGGACGCTCAGACACCTATTACCAGAG CCCCACAGGAGACAGGATCCGAAGCAAAGTTGAGCTGACTCGATACCTGGGCCCTGCGTGTGATCTCACCCTCTTCGACTTCAAACAAGGCATCTTGTGCTATCCAGCCCCCAAG GCCCATCCTGTGGCTGTTGCCAGCAAGAAGCGAAAGAAGCCTTCAAGGCCAGCCAAGACTCGGAAACGTCAGGTTGGACCCCAGAGTGGTGAGGTCAGGAAGGAGGCCCCAAGGGACGAGACCAAGGCTGACACTGACACAGCCCCAGCTTCATTCCCTGCTCCTGG ATGCTGTGAGAACTGTGGAATCAGCTTCTCAGGGGATGGCACCCAAAGGCAGCGGCTCAAAACATTGTGCAAAGACTGTCGAG CACAGAGAATTGCCTTCAACCGAGAACAGAGAATGTTTAAG CGTGTGGGCTGTGGGGAGTGTGCAGCCTGCCAGGTAACAGAAGACTGTGGGGCCTGCTCCACGTGCCTCCTGCAGCTGCCCCATGATGTGGCATCGGGGCTGTTCTGCAAGTGTGAACGGAGACGCTGCCTCCGGATTGTGGAAAGG AGCCGAGGGTGTGGAGTATGCCGGGGCTGTCAGACCCAAGAGGACTGTGGCCGTTGTCCCATCTGCCTTCGCCCTCCCCGCCCTGGTCTCAGGCGCCAGTGGAAATGTGTCCAGAGACGTTGCCTACGG GGTAAACATGCCCGCCGCAAGGGAGGCTGTGACTCCAAGATGGCTGCCAGGAGGCGCCCCGGAGCCCAGccactgcctccacctcccccatCACAGTCCCCAGAGCCCACAGAGCCG CACCCCAGAGCCCTGGCCCCCTCGCCACCTGCCGAATTCATCTATTACTGTGTAGACGAGGACGAGCTA AAGCGGCTGCTGCCCAGTGTCTGGTCAGAGTCTGAAGATGGGGCAGGTTCGCCCCCACCTTACCGTCGTCGAAAGAGGCCCAGCTCTGCCAGACGGCACCATCTTGGGCCTACCTTGAAGCCCACCTTGGCTACACGCACAGCCCAACCAGACCATACCCAGGCTCCAACGAAGCAGGAAGCAGGTGGTGGCTTTGTGCTGCCCCCGCCTGGCACTGACCTTGTGTTTTTACGGGAGGGCGCAAGCAGTCCTGTGCAGGTGCCAGGCCCTGTTGCAGCTTCCACAGAAGCCCTGTTGCAG GTGAAGCAAGAGAAGGCGGATACCCAGGACGAGTGGACACCAGGCACAGCTGTCCTGACTTCTCCCGTATTGGTGCCTGGCTGCCCTAGCAAG GCAGTAGACCCAGGCCTGCCATCTGTGAAGCAAGAGCCACCGGACCCTGAGGAGGACAAGGAGGAGAACAAGGATGACTCTGCCTCCAAATTGGCcccagaggaagaggcaggaggggcTGGCACACCCGTG ATCACGGAGATTTTCAGCCTGGGTGGAACCCGCTTCCGAGATACAGCGGTCTGGTTGCCAAG GTCCAAAGACCTTAAAAAACCTGGAGCTAGAAAGCAGTAG